From Zhongshania aliphaticivorans, one genomic window encodes:
- a CDS encoding ZIP family metal transporter — translation MQGISEIIVFTAGAGACIPLGGYIARHTHVHQQWLAREFRHAVIALGAGILLGAVAMVLVPEALHHLGYAPWATLLLLGGGLLFYSLERYLDIHRHSAPQFTGMLLDFIPESLALGGLAAAGADSSLLLAVLIGLQNLPEGFNAYQELCDAKYPAKKVLLVMVALVPLGPIFGLSGYYFLGEQPEILGAILLIASGGILYLIFQDIAPQVPLRKHRGPPLAAVVGFALAMLGSMLSH, via the coding sequence ATGCAGGGTATCAGCGAAATCATAGTGTTCACCGCTGGCGCTGGCGCCTGTATTCCACTAGGGGGCTATATCGCCCGCCACACCCACGTTCATCAACAGTGGCTTGCGCGTGAATTCCGCCACGCCGTCATTGCCCTCGGCGCCGGCATACTTCTCGGCGCAGTTGCCATGGTGCTGGTTCCCGAAGCCCTGCACCACTTAGGGTATGCACCTTGGGCGACGCTTTTGCTACTCGGCGGGGGCCTGCTGTTCTATAGCTTAGAGCGTTACCTAGATATTCACCGTCACAGCGCGCCCCAATTTACCGGCATGTTACTCGATTTCATTCCCGAATCCCTCGCCCTCGGTGGCCTCGCCGCCGCAGGAGCAGACAGTAGCTTACTACTGGCCGTGCTGATTGGTTTACAAAATTTGCCCGAGGGCTTTAACGCCTACCAAGAACTGTGCGACGCTAAATATCCCGCCAAAAAAGTACTGTTAGTCATGGTAGCCCTCGTGCCGCTGGGCCCAATTTTCGGCTTGAGCGGCTATTATTTTCTCGGCGAGCAGCCCGAAATACTCGGCGCGATTCTGCTTATTGCCAGTGGCGGCATTTTGTATCTGATTTTCCAAGACATTGCCCCGCAGGTGCCCTTGCGCAAACATCGCGGACCACCGCTGGCCGCCGTCGTTGGCTTCGCTTTGGCCATGTTAGGCAGTATGCTTAGTCATTAA
- a CDS encoding rhodanese-like domain-containing protein, translating into MSWKTLIKTFLLLITILSSAMTHADPTWIDVRSEFEHRLDSIDGDVRISHTEIVQEVSKRFPDKSTEIKLYCLSGGRAGKAMSALEQAGYNNISNAGGISDARKQRGLQ; encoded by the coding sequence ATGAGCTGGAAAACATTGATTAAAACCTTCCTCTTACTAATCACAATTTTGTCCAGCGCGATGACTCACGCCGACCCAACTTGGATTGATGTACGTAGCGAATTTGAGCATCGCTTAGACAGTATTGATGGCGACGTACGCATTTCGCATACCGAGATTGTTCAAGAGGTGAGTAAACGCTTCCCCGATAAAAGCACGGAAATTAAATTGTATTGCCTTAGCGGTGGGCGGGCGGGAAAAGCCATGTCTGCGCTAGAGCAAGCTGGCTATAACAATATTAGTAATGCAGGTGGCATTAGCGATGCGCGCAAGCAGCGCGGCCTGCAATAA
- a CDS encoding CBS domain-containing protein — protein MTSSMLVKDVMKSPSPAVKQGTDLGEVVETLLKFGVFGLPVVNDQRELVGFVSEQDCIHSVLVSSYHCEGAPIVDDVMSREVLAVDAESSIIDLAQKMGKLKPKSYPVTEDGKLVGLITRSAILASLWANRASCDIPNDKQ, from the coding sequence ATGACTAGCTCAATGCTCGTTAAAGACGTGATGAAATCGCCATCACCAGCCGTGAAGCAAGGCACCGACCTTGGTGAAGTAGTGGAAACACTGCTTAAATTTGGTGTGTTCGGCTTGCCGGTCGTGAATGACCAACGCGAATTGGTAGGTTTCGTCTCAGAACAAGACTGCATTCACTCAGTATTAGTCAGTAGCTATCACTGCGAGGGCGCACCGATTGTCGACGACGTAATGAGCCGGGAGGTTTTAGCGGTTGATGCCGAGTCGTCGATTATTGATCTTGCGCAAAAAATGGGCAAACTCAAGCCCAAATCTTATCCGGTCACCGAAGACGGCAAGCTGGTTGGCTTAATTACCCGCAGCGCCATTTTGGCCTCGTTATGGGCCAATCGCGCCAGCTGCGATATTCCCAATGACAAGCAGTAA
- a CDS encoding pirin family protein — translation MTTRSVSRIIPAQATSDGAGVKLKRSLGQSNSARHDPFLMLDEFFSDEPADYLAGFPSHPHRGFETVTYMLDGHMLHEDHLGNKGHLKDGGVQWMTAGRGVIHSEMPQQDAGRMRGFQLWINLPAAEKMRPAHYEDIPASKIPRHQLPSGGEAILIAGQCQLDGHTVRGYINGADGKSLSTDPIYVDLRLQSGQRSHIVLPSEHNAFIYVYEGEAVIAGKHVASTSSALLSLGEELSISANGDTRLLLLAARPIGETIVQYGPFVMNSNDEIEQALRDYRDGVLTSD, via the coding sequence ATGACTACCCGCAGCGTATCTCGAATCATACCGGCCCAAGCCACCTCAGACGGCGCGGGAGTTAAGCTCAAACGCAGTCTTGGCCAGTCGAACAGCGCCCGTCATGATCCGTTTCTCATGTTGGACGAGTTCTTTTCTGACGAGCCTGCCGACTATCTTGCGGGTTTTCCGTCGCATCCCCATCGCGGTTTTGAAACCGTGACCTATATGCTCGACGGCCACATGCTCCACGAGGACCACCTCGGTAATAAGGGCCACCTTAAAGACGGCGGTGTGCAGTGGATGACCGCCGGAAGAGGGGTGATTCATTCCGAAATGCCCCAGCAAGACGCGGGCCGGATGCGGGGCTTTCAATTGTGGATCAACCTCCCTGCGGCAGAAAAAATGCGGCCCGCTCACTACGAGGATATTCCGGCGAGCAAAATTCCCCGCCATCAACTCCCCAGCGGCGGCGAGGCAATATTGATTGCTGGCCAGTGTCAGCTCGACGGTCATACCGTGCGCGGGTATATCAACGGCGCAGATGGCAAAAGCCTAAGTACTGATCCGATCTACGTCGACCTTCGGCTGCAATCAGGGCAGCGCAGTCACATTGTCTTGCCGAGCGAGCACAATGCCTTTATCTATGTGTATGAGGGGGAAGCAGTTATAGCCGGAAAACATGTCGCCAGCACCAGTAGCGCACTATTGAGTCTAGGCGAGGAGCTAAGCATAAGCGCCAACGGCGATACCCGCCTGCTGCTCTTGGCGGCCCGCCCAATAGGCGAAACCATTGTGCAATATGGTCCCTTTGTCATGAACAGCAATGACGAGATCGAGCAGGCCTTGCGCGATTATCGGGACGGCGTGCTGACCAGTGACTAA
- a CDS encoding calcium/sodium antiporter, translating into MLVTVVALIIGLVLLVWSADRFVIGASATANILGISPLVIGILVVGIGTSAPEMLVSAIASSDGQAGLAVGNALGSNITNIALILGLTALLIPLNVQSKLISREIPLLIIVMLVGYFLMRDGDLGVMDGSILLLGFGAVIVRQLWEAKHSSGDSIEAEFEAEIPKDMGIKAALGWLLLGLILLIGSARLLVWSAVDIAHFFGLSDLIIGLTVVAIGTSLPELAASVAAARKNEHDIAIGNVVGSNLFNLLGVMAIPGVLAPGPIDAAVMSRDYPVMLLLTGIFFLVARGPSKARRISRLEGGGLLCIYVAYIAYLAYDAGVF; encoded by the coding sequence ATGTTAGTTACTGTAGTTGCCTTGATTATTGGGCTGGTTTTGTTGGTTTGGAGTGCAGACCGCTTTGTTATTGGTGCCTCCGCAACCGCCAATATTCTTGGCATATCACCGTTGGTTATCGGTATTTTGGTGGTGGGTATTGGCACCTCAGCACCAGAAATGTTGGTGTCGGCCATCGCCTCGAGCGACGGTCAGGCTGGTTTGGCGGTGGGTAATGCACTGGGCTCCAACATCACCAATATCGCTCTGATATTGGGCCTCACCGCCCTGCTTATCCCCTTAAACGTCCAGTCAAAACTGATTAGCAGAGAAATTCCCCTGCTCATCATTGTTATGCTGGTGGGCTATTTTCTAATGCGCGACGGTGACCTTGGCGTCATGGACGGCAGCATCTTACTGCTTGGCTTTGGGGCGGTGATTGTGCGCCAGCTGTGGGAAGCAAAACACAGCAGTGGCGACAGTATTGAAGCGGAATTTGAGGCAGAAATACCCAAAGACATGGGTATCAAAGCGGCGCTGGGTTGGTTATTACTCGGGCTCATACTGTTGATTGGTTCTGCGCGCTTATTGGTGTGGTCGGCGGTGGATATCGCTCATTTCTTTGGTCTGAGCGACTTAATTATTGGTCTGACCGTGGTGGCCATCGGCACCAGCTTGCCCGAGTTGGCTGCCTCCGTGGCGGCAGCGCGCAAAAACGAGCACGATATTGCCATTGGCAATGTGGTTGGCTCCAACCTATTCAACCTCCTTGGGGTAATGGCGATTCCCGGTGTTTTGGCGCCTGGGCCAATAGACGCGGCCGTTATGAGCCGCGACTATCCAGTAATGCTATTGCTAACGGGGATCTTCTTTTTAGTGGCCCGGGGGCCGAGCAAGGCGCGCCGCATATCGCGCCTCGAAGGCGGTGGTCTGCTGTGTATCTACGTTGCCTATATTGCCTACTTGGCTTACGACGCAGGGGTGTTCTAA
- a CDS encoding FMN-dependent NADH-azoreductase, with product MKTILQINSSLFGEQGQSSKMANDFVDRLQANSEASALIRRDLHAKPLPHLDGQRFAAFTTPAAERDAGQRAVVAESDALINELRDADIIVLGMPLYNLGVPSTFKAYIDHVARAGETFRYTANGPEGLLQDKKVYVFAARGGKYEGTAMDTQTAYLRHILGLMGIKDIEFVYAEGLNMGGDVAEKALADAQELIRQKAA from the coding sequence ATGAAAACTATCCTTCAGATTAATAGCAGTTTATTCGGCGAGCAGGGTCAGTCCAGCAAAATGGCCAATGACTTTGTAGACAGATTACAAGCCAATAGCGAAGCCAGCGCATTAATTCGCCGCGATCTGCACGCCAAGCCACTGCCGCACCTCGACGGCCAGCGCTTTGCCGCATTCACCACCCCCGCAGCCGAGCGCGACGCAGGCCAACGTGCGGTGGTTGCCGAGTCCGACGCGTTAATAAATGAATTGCGCGACGCCGATATAATAGTGCTCGGCATGCCGCTTTATAATCTAGGCGTACCGTCTACCTTTAAGGCCTACATCGACCACGTTGCCCGCGCCGGTGAAACCTTTCGCTACACCGCGAATGGCCCAGAAGGCCTGCTACAAGACAAAAAGGTGTATGTTTTTGCCGCGCGTGGGGGTAAATACGAAGGTACGGCCATGGATACCCAGACCGCCTACCTCCGCCATATTCTAGGCTTAATGGGCATTAAAGATATTGAATTCGTCTATGCCGAAGGCCTAAATATGGGTGGTGATGTTGCCGAAAAGGCTCTGGCGGACGCTCAGGAACTCATCCGCCAAAAGGCGGCGTGA
- a CDS encoding YheV family putative zinc ribbon protein, translated as MATVFNQRRFIAGAVCPKCAEMDKTVMYRVSDLEQIRECVRCGFKESIRDDTGKIEEPPTRVNSPRLGEQALAHEDEIHVVSLIDPRDGKGRKDH; from the coding sequence ATGGCTACTGTATTTAATCAGCGTCGCTTTATTGCCGGTGCAGTCTGCCCCAAATGCGCAGAAATGGATAAGACCGTAATGTACCGCGTATCCGATCTCGAACAAATTCGCGAGTGTGTGCGTTGCGGATTTAAAGAATCGATTCGCGACGACACCGGTAAAATAGAAGAGCCGCCAACCCGTGTGAATAGCCCGCGCCTTGGTGAACAGGCGCTGGCCCACGAAGATGAAATCCACGTGGTTTCGTTAATTGACCCCCGCGACGGTAAAGGCCGCAAAGATCATTAA
- a CDS encoding gamma carbonic anhydrase family protein — MIYKAENYLRRFEEHTPKLGNKVFVDPSAVVIGDVEIGADSSIWPNTTVRGDMHRIRIGARSSIQDNSILHITHAGPYNPEGYPLTIGDEVTVAHSVTLHGCTIGNRVLIGMGSIVMDGAVIEDNVVLGANSLVPPGKRLASGWLYVGSPAKAVRELSEGELNYFSYSASNYAKLKDRHIAELSRPK, encoded by the coding sequence ATGATTTACAAGGCCGAAAATTACCTGCGCCGCTTTGAAGAGCACACGCCTAAACTTGGTAACAAGGTATTCGTCGACCCCAGTGCAGTGGTGATCGGTGATGTTGAAATTGGCGCCGACAGCTCAATTTGGCCCAATACCACGGTGCGCGGCGACATGCACCGCATCCGCATTGGCGCCCGCAGTAGTATTCAAGACAACAGTATTTTGCATATTACCCACGCTGGCCCCTATAACCCCGAGGGTTACCCGCTGACGATTGGCGACGAAGTGACTGTTGCCCACAGCGTGACCTTGCACGGCTGTACGATTGGCAACCGGGTATTGATCGGCATGGGCAGTATTGTGATGGATGGCGCGGTAATTGAAGACAATGTGGTACTGGGCGCCAATTCTTTAGTGCCACCGGGTAAACGCTTAGCCAGCGGCTGGCTCTATGTGGGCAGCCCCGCCAAGGCTGTGCGCGAACTTAGCGAGGGCGAACTCAATTATTTTAGTTATAGCGCCAGCAATTACGCCAAGCTCAAAGACCGTCACATTGCTGAGCTATCTCGACCTAAATGA
- a CDS encoding STAS/SEC14 domain-containing protein yields MLELLPLPFAHVVGVRVSGKVNHTDIETILAEVERKLVSEEYLGVLIELEHFDGFTIRGLFKEFKFLSKYINRLTRTAIVGEPRWFNRGTELVKRVYPNIEIEHFIPLQKDEALLWVSERDAGTFG; encoded by the coding sequence ATGCTGGAGTTGTTACCCCTTCCCTTCGCCCATGTTGTGGGCGTCAGGGTATCCGGCAAGGTTAATCACACCGATATCGAAACCATCTTAGCCGAGGTCGAGCGCAAGCTCGTCAGCGAAGAATATTTAGGTGTACTCATCGAACTTGAACATTTCGACGGCTTCACAATACGAGGCCTGTTTAAAGAATTTAAATTTTTAAGCAAGTATATAAATCGCCTTACCCGCACCGCCATTGTTGGCGAACCGCGCTGGTTTAATCGTGGTACCGAGCTAGTAAAGCGGGTATATCCAAATATCGAGATTGAACATTTCATTCCGCTGCAAAAAGACGAAGCCCTGCTCTGGGTGAGCGAGCGCGACGCGGGTACGTTCGGCTAA
- a CDS encoding saccharopine dehydrogenase family protein, with the protein MAEYKYDIVVFGASSFVGEILCNYLAGCKEEPALRWAIAGRSASKLEAVKAKIGKADLDIIIAEANDETALRKLCSQTRVVTTTVGPYALYGETLVKVCAETGTDYCDLTGEVQWIRQMVDRYDSVAKASGARIVNCCGFDSIPSDLGVFYTQQQSQELFGENCNKIQMRVKAAKGGLSGGTFASLINVMKEAAGNPALRKEMADPYSLCPGETDKARQINPGLAQFDSLSNSWTIPFIMAAINTRVVQRSNFLLKPAYAKPFLYDEAMQVGEGLGGRLRATAMGGGLAGFMVTASLKPGRWVLERLLPSPGEGPSPEDQKNGYYDLRFYGSTAKGKTLLCKVTGDRDPGYGSTAKMLGQASICLARDIDKNEVGGGLLTPASCFGNTLIERLKAYSGLSFSVIE; encoded by the coding sequence ATGGCTGAATATAAGTACGATATCGTGGTTTTTGGCGCCAGTAGCTTTGTTGGCGAAATACTGTGCAACTATCTTGCTGGCTGTAAGGAAGAACCCGCCCTGCGATGGGCCATCGCTGGGCGCTCCGCCAGCAAGCTGGAAGCGGTCAAAGCCAAAATTGGCAAAGCCGATCTCGATATCATTATTGCTGAAGCCAATGACGAAACCGCTTTGCGCAAGCTGTGCAGCCAAACCCGGGTGGTTACCACAACCGTAGGCCCTTACGCCTTGTACGGCGAAACCCTTGTTAAAGTCTGCGCCGAAACGGGCACCGACTACTGTGACCTCACCGGCGAAGTACAGTGGATTCGCCAAATGGTAGACCGCTATGACAGTGTCGCCAAAGCCTCAGGCGCACGCATCGTTAACTGCTGCGGTTTTGACTCTATTCCCTCTGATCTCGGCGTGTTCTATACCCAACAACAAAGCCAAGAATTATTCGGCGAAAACTGCAATAAAATTCAAATGCGAGTTAAAGCAGCCAAAGGCGGCTTGTCTGGCGGCACCTTTGCCAGTCTTATCAATGTGATGAAAGAAGCCGCTGGCAACCCTGCACTGCGCAAAGAAATGGCCGACCCCTATTCGCTATGCCCCGGCGAAACCGACAAAGCCCGCCAAATTAACCCAGGCCTCGCCCAGTTTGACTCGCTATCAAACAGCTGGACCATCCCGTTTATTATGGCGGCAATAAATACCCGCGTTGTTCAGCGCTCCAACTTCTTACTGAAACCGGCCTATGCTAAACCCTTCCTGTATGACGAAGCGATGCAGGTCGGTGAGGGCTTAGGGGGTCGACTTCGCGCCACCGCCATGGGTGGCGGTCTCGCTGGCTTTATGGTCACCGCCAGCCTCAAACCCGGCCGCTGGGTTTTAGAACGCTTACTGCCGTCGCCAGGTGAAGGTCCTAGCCCAGAAGATCAGAAAAACGGCTATTACGACCTCCGGTTTTACGGCAGCACCGCCAAGGGCAAAACCCTATTATGCAAAGTCACTGGCGACCGCGACCCCGGCTATGGCTCTACTGCCAAAATGCTTGGCCAAGCCAGTATTTGCCTCGCCCGCGACATTGATAAAAATGAGGTCGGCGGCGGCCTACTAACCCCCGCCAGCTGCTTTGGCAACACGCTAATAGAACGCCTAAAAGCCTACTCAGGTCTGAGCTTTAGTGTTATTGAGTAA
- a CDS encoding M3 family metallopeptidase, translating into MTANSLPLFSSLDPQQLAAECEQLLNTSRQAVAAVVACEAAPNWQNLMAPLEEVDDKIGRFWAPLSHCHSVLSGDAWRSAYSACLPLLTAYNSEMGQNRPLFERVKALAESTEFASLSGPRQQAIRHMLRDFTLSGVALEGDAAARFSAIAQRLSELSTAFSNNVLDATDGWEKLIESADDLAGVPTTVLDNLREAATAKGLSGYRLSLDIPSYLPIMQYADNRELRAELYQAYVTRASALGPHAGKWDNGPLMLETLQLRQEQAKLLGFENYAAYSLASKMAESNSQVIAFLEELALASKPMAEREYAELKAFAASRGVEDMQAWDVPYFSEKLKEVSFAISQEELRPYFPAEKVISGLFNITGQLFDIDIAAVDGVDLWHKDAQCYRISRGGEVLAHFYLDLYARNNKRGGAWMANARGRRSLDDGTVQQPVAFLVCNFSPPTSERPSLLTHNEVTTLFHEFGHGLHHMLTQIDCLSVSGISGVAWDAVELPSQFLENWCWEKSVIPDISAHYQSGEALPVDMLDKLLAAKNFQSGMQMLRQIEFSLFDFSLHMQSEIHAEAEVDAVLNGIRKQVAVTQPPEFNRFQNSFSHIFAGGYAAGYYSYKWAEVLSADAFSLFEEQGVMNREVGEKFRREILERGGSEEAAVLFKNFRGRAPANDALLRHAGISTGKGA; encoded by the coding sequence ATGACTGCCAATAGTTTACCGTTGTTCTCCAGTCTCGACCCCCAGCAATTAGCCGCCGAGTGCGAGCAGCTATTAAATACCTCGCGCCAAGCGGTGGCAGCGGTGGTCGCTTGCGAGGCAGCGCCTAACTGGCAGAACTTAATGGCGCCGCTAGAAGAGGTAGACGACAAAATTGGCCGTTTTTGGGCACCGCTTAGTCACTGCCACAGCGTGCTCAGTGGCGACGCCTGGCGCAGTGCTTACAGTGCCTGCCTGCCGTTACTCACCGCGTATAATAGCGAAATGGGTCAGAACCGGCCCTTATTTGAGCGGGTTAAAGCCTTGGCAGAAAGCACCGAGTTTGCCAGCTTGAGCGGCCCCCGTCAGCAGGCAATTCGCCATATGCTCCGCGACTTCACCCTGTCGGGAGTAGCGCTAGAGGGCGACGCCGCCGCGCGCTTTTCGGCCATTGCCCAGCGCCTCAGCGAACTGTCTACGGCGTTTTCAAACAACGTGCTCGATGCCACCGACGGCTGGGAAAAACTGATTGAATCCGCCGACGACTTAGCTGGGGTGCCGACCACGGTGTTGGATAATCTGCGCGAAGCGGCTACCGCAAAAGGTCTTAGCGGTTACCGCCTGAGCCTAGATATCCCTAGCTACTTGCCCATTATGCAATACGCCGACAATCGCGAGTTGCGGGCAGAGTTGTACCAAGCTTATGTTACTCGCGCCTCGGCACTTGGCCCCCACGCGGGTAAATGGGACAACGGCCCGTTGATGCTAGAAACTTTACAATTGCGTCAAGAGCAGGCAAAACTGCTGGGCTTTGAAAATTACGCGGCGTATTCACTGGCCAGTAAAATGGCGGAGTCCAATAGCCAGGTAATCGCATTTTTAGAGGAGCTGGCGCTTGCCAGCAAGCCTATGGCCGAGCGCGAATACGCAGAGTTAAAAGCCTTTGCTGCGAGTCGTGGCGTTGAAGATATGCAAGCCTGGGATGTGCCGTATTTTAGCGAAAAATTAAAAGAAGTCTCGTTTGCGATCTCCCAAGAAGAGTTGCGGCCTTACTTCCCCGCCGAAAAAGTCATCAGCGGCCTATTCAACATCACCGGTCAGTTATTTGATATCGACATCGCGGCGGTTGACGGTGTAGACCTGTGGCACAAGGATGCGCAGTGCTATCGCATCTCTCGGGGTGGCGAGGTTCTGGCGCACTTCTATTTAGATCTCTACGCTCGCAACAATAAGCGCGGCGGCGCTTGGATGGCTAACGCGCGGGGTCGTCGCAGCCTAGACGATGGCACGGTGCAGCAGCCAGTCGCGTTTTTGGTGTGTAATTTTTCACCGCCAACCAGCGAGCGTCCGTCACTGCTGACCCACAACGAAGTGACCACCCTCTTTCACGAGTTTGGTCATGGTCTGCATCATATGCTGACCCAAATAGATTGCCTAAGTGTGTCGGGTATTAGTGGTGTGGCTTGGGACGCGGTAGAACTGCCTAGCCAGTTCCTAGAGAACTGGTGCTGGGAGAAATCGGTCATTCCCGATATCTCTGCTCACTACCAAAGTGGCGAGGCGCTCCCAGTCGATATGCTTGATAAGCTGCTCGCGGCTAAAAACTTTCAGTCAGGTATGCAGATGCTTAGGCAGATTGAATTTTCGCTCTTTGATTTTAGCTTGCATATGCAGTCCGAAATCCACGCCGAGGCGGAAGTGGATGCTGTACTCAATGGTATTCGCAAGCAGGTCGCTGTGACCCAGCCGCCAGAATTCAACCGCTTCCAGAACAGTTTTTCGCACATTTTTGCGGGCGGCTACGCGGCGGGCTACTACAGCTATAAATGGGCAGAAGTATTGTCTGCCGACGCGTTCTCGCTGTTCGAAGAGCAAGGCGTAATGAATCGGGAGGTTGGCGAAAAATTCCGCCGAGAAATACTAGAGCGCGGTGGCTCCGAAGAGGCCGCAGTATTGTTTAAAAACTTCCGGGGTCGCGCGCCAGCCAATGACGCACTCTTGCGTCACGCCGGTATTAGCACCGGTAAAGGAGCGTAA
- the aroE gene encoding shikimate dehydrogenase encodes MDKIDHYAVYGNPVKHSKSPQIHAAFAEQTGQQLHYRAHKVELGRFAEVATQFFEHGGKGLNITVPFKLDAFEFADQLSGRARRAGAVNTLAIQEDGTIYGDNTDGVGLVRDIHDNLGWDMQGRRILVLGAGGAVRGILGPLLKQGPSHVLIANRTEEKAQKLAQQFEKLGKIAGGSYAGLASAQFDLIINGTSASMSGDLPPLPSHILSNDGCAYDMMYGAAPTPFMRWAAGETAWAVSDGLGMLVEQAAESFCIWRGVRPDTKPVIELIRQSLSA; translated from the coding sequence ATGGATAAAATAGATCATTACGCCGTGTATGGAAATCCCGTTAAGCACAGCAAGTCGCCACAGATTCACGCGGCCTTTGCTGAGCAAACCGGCCAGCAATTGCATTACCGCGCCCACAAAGTTGAGCTGGGACGATTTGCTGAAGTCGCCACCCAGTTTTTTGAGCACGGCGGCAAGGGCTTAAATATTACCGTACCCTTTAAGCTCGACGCCTTTGAATTTGCCGATCAGCTCAGCGGCCGCGCGCGTCGCGCGGGTGCGGTGAACACCCTTGCGATCCAAGAAGACGGCACCATCTATGGCGACAATACCGACGGTGTTGGCTTGGTGCGGGATATTCACGACAATTTAGGCTGGGACATGCAAGGCCGCCGAATTTTGGTGTTGGGCGCGGGCGGCGCGGTGCGAGGCATTTTGGGCCCGCTATTAAAGCAGGGGCCAAGCCATGTCTTAATCGCGAATCGAACCGAAGAAAAAGCGCAAAAATTGGCGCAACAGTTTGAAAAATTAGGCAAAATTGCCGGTGGTAGCTATGCCGGACTGGCCAGTGCCCAGTTTGATTTAATCATTAATGGTACCAGCGCGAGTATGAGCGGTGACCTACCGCCCCTGCCCTCCCATATTCTCAGCAACGATGGCTGCGCCTACGACATGATGTACGGCGCCGCACCAACACCCTTTATGCGCTGGGCTGCAGGTGAAACGGCGTGGGCGGTGTCCGATGGTCTGGGTATGTTGGTTGAGCAGGCCGCCGAGTCATTTTGTATTTGGCGCGGCGTGCGGCCCGACACCAAACCGGTTATTGAGTTAATTCGTCAATCCCTGTCGGCGTAA
- a CDS encoding LysR family transcriptional regulator, with translation MSGPRTSLEQWHCFLAVVDEGSYARAAEVLHKSQSAVTYTIQKMEEQLGVRVFEIRGRKAELTEAGQMLYRRGRSLIDEALRLEKSAKSVAAGWEPQLRIVCDTLFPSSIMLDCLADLSAHCPDTRIECIESVLSGAEEALLERRCDVAITGIVPPGFLGDHLLRVKFLAVAQRDHPLHQLGRDLDYRDLRPFRQIVVRDSGVRRQRDSGWLDAVQRLTVSRMETSISAVARGVGFAWLPAVAMREELASGLIKPLPMIEGGERHADLFLILPNRDLAGAAALRCEAFIKAAVANLVC, from the coding sequence ATGAGCGGACCTAGAACCAGTCTTGAGCAGTGGCACTGTTTTTTGGCGGTGGTGGACGAAGGCAGTTATGCCCGCGCTGCTGAGGTATTGCATAAAAGTCAGTCGGCGGTGACCTATACCATTCAAAAAATGGAAGAGCAGCTGGGGGTGCGGGTATTTGAAATTCGCGGTCGCAAAGCGGAGCTTACCGAGGCGGGGCAAATGCTTTACCGCCGTGGTCGGTCACTGATTGACGAGGCCCTGCGCCTTGAAAAATCTGCCAAGTCGGTGGCGGCGGGCTGGGAGCCTCAGCTGCGCATTGTTTGCGACACTTTGTTTCCTTCCTCGATTATGTTGGATTGCCTTGCTGATCTCAGTGCGCACTGCCCAGATACCCGTATAGAGTGTATTGAATCGGTGCTCAGTGGTGCTGAAGAGGCTTTGCTGGAGCGGCGCTGCGATGTGGCGATAACCGGCATTGTGCCGCCGGGCTTTTTGGGCGATCACTTATTGCGGGTGAAGTTTTTGGCGGTGGCCCAGCGTGACCACCCGCTGCACCAGTTGGGCCGCGACTTAGACTACCGCGATTTGCGACCTTTTCGTCAGATCGTGGTGCGGGACTCCGGTGTGCGTCGGCAGCGAGATTCAGGTTGGTTAGATGCCGTGCAAAGGCTAACGGTGAGCCGTATGGAGACCTCGATTAGTGCCGTAGCCAGAGGGGTCGGTTTTGCCTGGCTGCCGGCAGTGGCGATGCGCGAGGAATTGGCGAGCGGTTTAATTAAGCCGCTGCCGATGATCGAGGGTGGCGAGCGCCACGCCGATTTGTTCTTAATTTTACCCAACCGCGATTTGGCTGGCGCGGCGGCCCTGCGCTGTGAAGCCTTTATAAAAGCGGCCGTCGCAAATTTAGTGTGCTAA